The genomic DNA ATTCCTTACTAAATCCTATACCATCATCTTCAATTACAAAGGTAAGGAGTTCTTGTTCAAGATATATAAGTATGGATACATTATTTCTAGCATATCTAAAAGCATTCGATATTATATTTTCGACGACTCTAAGAATGATATTTTCATCAAAAAATAGATTTATATTATTTATTTGATTTTTAAGTGTAAAAGATTTTCCTTCTTGTTTAGCAATGATAGATATATTTTCATCTAAGTTTTCTATAAACTTGTTTATATTCGACATAGATTTTGAAACAACTAAATCTTCTAATCGTTGAGCATTACTCATATTTTCTACATAGTATTCAATTCTGTTAATATGCTCAGACATAAGTTGTGTGGTTGATAAAATCTTCTCATCACTAAGCTTACCTGTTGGTATGTATTTTGTTAAATAGTTTGAGTAACCTTTTAGAACTGTTAGGGGATTTCTTAAATCATGAGAAAAAGCAGCATTAAGTTGTTTTCTATCATTAATCATAGTCCACATCTTTATGTTGTTTTTATTTAGTTCAGACCTCATTTTTTCAAAAGCATTACATAGATTACCTAATTCATCATTATTATTATATTCTAAGCAAAAGTCTAAATTGTTGTTGGATATTTCCATTGCACCTTTATTGAGTATTTCTATGGGTGTTTTTAATTTTACCTTGTAAAAAATTATATCAGCTAATAATAAAAGTCCTATAAAAAATATAAGTGGAAGTACAAGCTGGAGTATGTTGATTATATTAAGTAATGTTTTATCATAATCACTAAATTGGTTCACATTGTTTTGAACTATGGTTATAATACCTGTATTTATAGGTGTTTTTAAATACTTATCTTGTATAGAATTATATAGATTATTAAGTAAAATGTATGCGAAAGTAGTAAGTACTGATGCTATAATTAGTGAAGATAAAGTAAGAACAAAGAAAGCTTTTTTTAATGACATATTATTTATTTTATCCATTTATAACCAACTCCCCAGACTGTTTCTATATAATTTTCAAGAGTATGTTTTGATAGTTTGATTCGTATTTTTCTAATGTGTTCCATTATAACATCACTATTTCCATTGCTATTGTATCCCCAGACTCTATCATATATTTTTTCTTTATCAAATACTTGTCCAGGATTCATAGAGAGAAGCTCTACTATATCAAATTCCTTTTTTGAAAGTGAAATCTGATTATTATATATACAAATTAACCTTTTTTCGTAATCTATTGTTAAATCATTATAAAATTTAATTTTAGTTTGATTTGACTTCCTTTGTTCACGTCTTAAATGGGCAGATACTCTAGCTCCAAGTTCGTCTAAATCAAAAGGTTTTACAATATAATCATCAGCACCAGCACGAAAACCATTTATCTTGTCAGTGTTTTCAATTCTAGCTGTAAGAAATAGAATAGGGCATGATACATAATCTCTAATTCTATTACAAACTTCAATTCCATCTATTTCAGGCATGTTTATATCAAGTAGAATGATATCTGGATTTTTGGATATTTTTTTTAATGCGTCTTTTCCACTTTGAGCAGTGTAAACCTCATAACCATTCATTTCAAAGTAATCTTTTAAGAGTGTTATTATACCTTCCTCATCATCTACGACGAGTATTTTATTGTTCATAAGAATGCTCCCTTCTAAATTAAGTTTGTATAGTATGTATATTTTAGTATAAAAATCTCAATAAATTATCAAATTTTTAGTTATATTTCAAAACTTAATCATTAAAGTTAGTATATTTTTATATATTAAATAAATCAAGGATGAAATTATTAGAAATTTTAATAGAATATATATTTGATATTTAATACTTATTGGTATGCAAAAATATAGCTGATGAAATCTTATAATTTAAGTTGAAAATGGATAAATAGAAAGGAAGGATTTTAATTAAATAAGGTAGATTAATTAAAAAGTATATAAATTATAAAAATGAATTAATCTACATTAATTAGTTGATATATCAATTATTATTGTTTTTTTCAGTTGCTTAAAATATACTTGATATATCAACTAATGTTGTTTTTTAATTAAAAGAAATTTTAGGAAAGATAATATCAACTAGGAGAGATAATATCAACATTGAAGAAGGTAGAGCAAGATTTCTACATAATTGTGAACATTATCTGGCATGTGTGCATTGGTGTTTTAAGCAAGTAATTCAATAGAAAGATGTGACTAAAAATAGAAAGAAATACCATAATCCAAATGTAAAGCTAGAAGACATAATAAGTAAAAAAGTAAAGATATTTAATAAAAGAAATAACTAATAGTGATTAAATTAGTAAATGCTGATAATTAGCATAATCATTAGTAATTATTAGTATTATTTAATTAAATTAATTTTAGCATTATTTTTATGAAATTAATTTTAAATCAAATTAATGAGAACCCCATAAATTTTTTTAACACTTAATTTACGATTTATGGGGTTATGTTCTGTTTTATTTCAAAGTATTAAGTTCATATAAATCAGTTCTTCTGTGCTTAAGAAGTGGTAACTGTTGTCTTATGTCAGGAATTAAATCTCTATCAATGTCAGCATAAATAATACATTCTTTTTCATCAGCTTGAGCAATTATTCTTCCCCAAGGGTCTGAAATTCTTGAATTTCCAAAAGCTATATAAGAAGCATTCATATTTCTAGCAGGTGCAGCACCAACATAGAATATCTGATTATCTAAAGCACGCATTCTTATAGATAACTCCCAATGGGCGGGACCAGTAGTCATATTAAATGCAGCAGGTAAGATAACGATTTCAGCACCTTTAAGAGCCATTAAACGTGATAACTCAGGGAAACGAATATCATAGCAAATAGCTATACCAACTTTTCCATATTCGGTATCTATTACAGTGACATCATTTCCAGCTGTAAGAGTATCTGATTCTTTAAAACTAACTTTTCCTGTAACTTCAATGTCAAATAAGTGCATTTTACGATGTTTTCCAATTAGAGCTCCATTTTTATCAAATACATAGCAAGTATTATAGATTTTTCCATCTTCTAACTCAGGAATACTACCAGAAACTAGATAAATTCCATGTTTCTCAGCTAATTTACTTAATATCGTTGTTGTTTCACCTGGATATTCTTCAGCAAATTTAGGAAAATATTTATTTTCATATGGGCAGTTAAACATTTCTGGCAAAACTACAATTTTAGCTCCATTGATGGCAGCTTCTGTTACCATATCTACAGCATGATTGATATTTTCAATTTTATTTTCTGTAGTAATCATCTGACATACTGCAATTTTATAGAAATTCATAGAAATTACTCCTTTCAATATTTTTATGTTATTATAACATATTAAATAAAAATTAGATATTCTTAGATTGACCTAAATGGGTATGGAGAGAAGTGAATAAGAATATTAAAAGGTATATAAAAGTTATTTTTATTATAGATGGAACCCATATATTGACTTTTTTTATATATGTTGATAGTATTATTATAGATAAAATAGAATAATTAATAGAGTTTTATAGGGTTCCGCAATTATTAATGATTGGTCTGGTCCGAGATAAAACCCACAACATAGTTTTTGTTGTGAACACGGAAGGACAAAAACCTGGGAGATATTTTATAATATTTCTCAGGTTATTTTATTGGAAAAATAAGAGACATATTTGAAAAGAGGGATGAATTTATGAAATGGTTATTTTTGTTTGTTGCAGGTTTGTTTGAAGTGTTTTGGGCTTTTCAACTAAAAAATTCACATGGATTTTCTAAATTAACTCCAAGTATACTTACTGTTGTTGGAATGATTGTAAGTTTTTATTTTTTGTCATTAGCACTAAAACATCTTCCACTTGGAACTTCATATGCAATATGGACTGGAATTGGTACCGTCGGTACAGCTATTGTAGGCATGGCTATTTTAAATGAGCCTATTAGTATATCAAGAATTGCATGTATAGGTTTTATTGTGGTGGGAATTGTAGGGTTAAAGCTATTATCTACTAATTAGAGTATATTAATTTAAATAAGCTATGAAATTAAAGGCGAGAAAATGTTTAAAAATAATCAACATTTAAAAAGTCTTTACTTCATAGCTTATCTTATTTATAAGTTTATTATATTTGTAAATTATATGTATATACTATTTATCTAATAAAAGAGCAGTTAAATCCATAGGGTCAACTATTACACCATCTTTATAGACACGCATATTTCCAGATGCTATTTCATCTATTAAGATTACTTCATCATTGTAGAATCCAAATTCAAATTTAATATCATAAAGCTCAAGACCTTTTTCAGCTATAGTATCACGAACTATGTTAGAAATTTTTTGAGTCATGCTTTTCATTGAATCAAATTGAGCTTGAGTCATAATGTTTAAAGCTTCTAAACCTTCAGATGTTATAAGAGGGTCACAACGGTCATCATCTTTTAAAGTTGCTTCTACATAACAATCTAGTTTAGCACCTTCTTCAACACATGAACCATAACGACGTAAGAAACTACCTACAGCTCTATAACGACAAATAACTTCTAATCCATTACCAAAAACTTTTGCTGGTAGAACTTCCATAGTTGCTTCTTCTAAATTAGCACTTACATAATGAGTTTTAATTCCAGCATTGTTTAGAATTTCAAAGAACTTAACAGATGTCTCTAAATTAGCTCTACCAATTCCATCTATACTTAGACCTACACTATTTTCGCCTGGGTCAAATACTCCATCTTTACCAGTTACATCGTCTTTAAATTTAAGTAAGTAATTTCCATTATCTAATTCAAAAACATCTTTAGTCTTTCCTTGATACACTTTTTTCATAAACAACCTCCAAAAAGTTAAATTATTATATTGAATAAGGCATTAGTGTCAAAAAAGTTCTGATATTCGCATGAAAATTTATATTGATACCTTATATTTAATATTATATCACAAATAGAAGGGAAATTTCCGAACAATTTTATAAAAATAACAAAAAAAGTACATTTTATAAAACTTATAATAAGAGAACTAATATAAAATGTTAGTGTCGTTTATATTGACACACATAAGTTTTAATATAAGAAACTTTTGACACACTTTGACACACATTTAATGATAATTTTGTAAAATGCATGAATACAATGCTTACATATATTGGCATGAAAGTTGCTTTAGATATTTAACATATAAACAATAGGAATATATTCTCAAATAAAAAGTAGGGGTGGTTAATAGTGAAGTCAGTTAGATTCTATGGTATAAGAGACTTAAGAGTGGAGGATGTGGATGTACCAAAAATATTAGAAAAAGATGATGTAATAATTAAAGTAAAAGTAGCTGGAATATGTGGTTCTGATATATCAAAATATTCAAAGACAGGTCCACATATGGTTGGAGAAATTTTAGGGCATGAATTTTCTGGAGAAGTGGCACAGGTTGGTAAAGAAGTAAGGAGTTTTAAAATAGGAGATAGAGTTGCTGTTTGTCCAGCTATGCCATGTTTTGAATGTGATGAATGTAAAAAAGGCTTGTATTCAAGATGTAATAATGTAGCAATAATAGGAAATAAAGAACTTGGAGGTTGTTTTGCAGAGTATACAAAGGTGAAAGAGAGAAATTTAATAAAAATACCAGATGAGATAAGTTATGAGACTGCCGCTGCACTAGAACCAGTATGTATAGCAGGACATGGTCTTTTTAGGTCAGAAGCTAAAGTTGGAGATACTGTTGTAGTACTTGGTACAGGTCCAATAGGATTATTTTCAATACAATGGGCAAAAATATTTGGTTCTACAAAAGTAATAGCTGTGGATGTATTTGATGAGAAGTTAGACTTGGCAAAAGAGTTAGGGGCAGATATTTGTATAAATGCAAAAGAAAAGAATATTGTAGAAGAAATAAAAAGGTTAACTGATGGAGATGGAGCAGATATTGTTATTGAATCGGCTGGTACTCCACTGACATGTGGTCAAGTACTGTTGCTAGCTAAAAAGGGAGGTACAGTATTGTATGCAGGTGTACCATATGGGGATGTAGCTTTGACTAGAGAGCAATTTGAAAAGATAGTAAGAAGTGAATTAACTGTAAAGGGAATTTGGTTTGGAAACTCCTTTCCATTCCCAGGAAAAGAATGGAGTGCTGGATTGTATCATATGCAAAAGGGTGATATGAATGTTGAAAAATTAGTAACACATAGAATAAATTTAGAAGAAGTACCAGCTTATTTTGAAAAAGTATACAAAAGGGATATTTTCTTTGGTAAGATAATGATTAATATAGATAATTAGATTAGAGTACTAAATAATAATCCATATAAAAAAGGTTAAGAAAGGTATGATTCATATGGCAGGAATAATTATAGCCACACATGGAAATATGGCTAAAGCAATGTTAGAAAGTGCTGAATTAATAGTAGGCAAACAGGAAAATGTAGAAACTTTAGGATTAAACCATGGTGACAGCATAGATGAGTTTAGTAGAAAGTTAGAAGATGGAATTGAGAAATATAAGGATGAAGGGGTTTTAGTATTGCTTGATTTTTATGGCGGAACTCCATTTAATACATCTGCTATTATAATAAATAAATTTGCTAAGGTATGTGAGTTAGAATGTTTGACAGGTGTAAATTTACCTATGCTTTTAGAGTTATTTTTAAACAGAGATACTATGAAGTTAAAAGACTTGAAGAATTTATGTGAGGAAGTTGGGATATCAGGAATCAAAGATGTTAAAACTGTTTTAAAGTTGTAAAATAAATTAAAAATCTGGAGGAATAATTATGAGTAATATAGCATTAACAAGAATTGATGATAGATTAATACATGGGCAAGTTATTACTGCTTGGTGTAAGATTACATCAGCAAAAAGGATAATAATCGTGGATGATTTAGTAGTAAAGGACCCATTTATAGTTCAAGTTTTACAAATGGCAGCTCCATCAACTGTTAAGGTTGAAGTACATGATGTAGAATCAGGTGCTGAAGTCTTAAAATCACATAATGGAGATGAAAATTTAATAGTATTGGTCAAATACCCTAAAACTGTCTTAGGTTTAGTAAATAGCGGGGTAGATTTAAAGGAATTGAATGTTGGAGGTATGGGAGCAGGGCTTGGTAGAAAAAGTTTTTATAAAAATATATCTGTGTCAGATGAAGAAAAAGAAATATTTAGAGAGCTAATATCAAAAGATGTTAAATGCTTTATACAAATAGTACCAGATGCAAAGAAAATTGATGTAGGAACATTATTATAAAGAAGACTATCTTGTAAATCTTTAAAAGAAAATAGGGAGGAAGAATATGCACATTTCACTAATTCAAGCAGTATTAATAGCAATTTTTTATTATCTTTCTTGGAGTCCGTGGTTGACTTATGTTGGATTTTTTACATGGAATAGACCTCTATTGGCTGGATTTGTAACGGGAATTATATTAGGAGACCCTGTTCAAGGAGCAATTATAGGAGCAGGTATAAATATGATATATCTAGGCTTTATATCAGCAGGGGGAGCTCAGATGGGGGACCCAGCTTTTGCAGGATATGTAGGTACTGCTTTAGCTATAGCATCTAAGCTAGATGTAAGTACTGCAATGGCAATAGCTGTACCATTGGGAACTGTTGCAACTGTACTTTGGATTGGAAAGATGACAGTAAATTCTTTTTTTGCACATTGGGCTGATAGAGAGGTTCAAAAAGGGAATGTTGATAGAGTAGCATTTATAAATATAGTACCACCACAGATACTGTTATTTGCAATGAGTTTTATACCAGCATTATTAGTTGTTTATTTTGGTCCAAATGCGATAGATGGTATGTTGGAAGTAATGAATGATAATGTGTTACATGTATTTAATGTAATTGGGGCTATGTTGCCAGCACTTGGGATTGCTATGAATTTAAAATTGATTGGAAACAAGTTTACTATGCCTTTTTTCATATTAGGAATACTAATGGCTGTTTATTTTAAAGTAGATATAATAGTAATATCTGTTATTGGAGTAATACTTGCTCTTACAATTACTTCAATTAAGTACGGAAAAGATAGTGCTACATCTTAAATACATGTGAGGGGGAAAATATTATGTCAGATATAAAAAATGAAGTATCTAAGAAAACGTTAAGCAAGAAAGATGTAATAAAATCATGGTTAAGATGGTTTTTCTTTGCACAATCTAATTACAATTATGAAAGATTGCAATCAACAGCTTTTTCACATTCAATGTTGCCAGTACTTAAAAAATTATATCCAGATAAGGATGAGTTAAAACAAGAAGTGGAGACTCATCTAGCATTTTTTAACACAGAACCTATATGTGGATGTGTTATACATGGAATAACAATAGCTATGGAAGAAGAAAAAGCTAATGGAGCAGATGAAATAAGTGGAGATGGTATGAATGCTATCAAAACAGGCTTGATGGGTCCACTAGCAGGAATTGGCGATACTTTAACTCAAGGAGTTATAACTCCTATAGTGTTGGCTGTTTGTATTGGTTTAACTGAGGGAGGAGCATCAATTGCAGGACCTATATTATTTGTAATAGCTCAATATATAATAATGACTTCAATTTCTTTTGGAATGTGGACAAATGGATATAAGTATGGGAAAAAAGCTGTTGAAAGTATACTTCAAGGTGGAATAGTAAATAAGGTTATAGAAGGGGCTTCTATACTAGGTACCTTAGTCATGGGGGGACTTGTAGGTAGGTTTATTAATTTATCTACACCAATAAGTTATACTAGTGGTGATTTTAAATTTAGTCTTCAAACGGATTTACTTGATAAGATATTTCCAGGATTAATTCCTTTGGTACTTACTTTATTAGTACTCTTTGCTTTAAAAAAAGGTCTTTCTCCAATAAAAATAATGTTTATACTGATAGTAGTGGGAGCTATTACAGGTATTTTAGGACTATTTTAAATAAATATATATTGGTGTAAGTTAGGATTCTATATCTATTGATTATATTTGTAGGATGTTGGAAAATTTATATTAAAAAGTTTGGCAATTAGGGTAATTTTATAATAGATTAAATTTTAAACTTATGTAAGCTATATGTAGTATTTAATATTTTAAAAAGTATCTCAGAAAGATTTTTAATCAGAATGAGGTGCTTTTTCATTTTTATATAAAATATTAAGTAATTTCAAAAAAATATAAATTTATTTAATTTAATTAAAATATTATAACATATTAGTTACATATTAAAATATATAATCGAGATATTGTTAAGACATTGTCGAGATATTATAATATGTAACTAATGTATTATAAATAATAGTTGTAAACTTCCTGTGCCATATATTTTAAATGCTTATTCTTAAATTTTTGCATTATTTATTAAAATTTATTATGCTTTAACGCTAAATTGAGTTTGATAATTATAAAACAAATAATCAAAAATAGTGTAAAAATTAATACTTTTTGTTAATATTAATAGATAAAGATAATCTAAGGTGGTGATTAAACTGACAATAGAAGAATACAAAAACAAATACTTTACTGGAAATAAAATCGTACTTTCTATAAATAGTTTTGATAATAAAGAACTATACTATCATGAAACTGAAAATATATTAAATTTAATAAATGAAATAGATAAATTAACATCAAGTAAGATATTTAAAATAATAGAAGATAAAAATGATTTGGCACTAGAGTCTTATTATTCTAGTGTAATAGAAGGTGCTTTTTCAAATAGAAAGATTGCAAAATCTATAATTAGAGGAAAGATGAAACCTAGTAATAAAAGTGAATATATGATTTACAATAATCATAGAGCCTTAGAATATGGATTAGACAACTTAGATAAATTATATAGTCACAAATTTATATATGATTTGCATCATATATTGGGCGAAAACTGCTTGGATTCAGAAGAATATGAGTATAGAACTGAAAAAGTATATGTATGTGATTCAAAAGGTGAGATTATACATATAGGGCTTGAACCTTTGAAGATATATGACTTTATGAGTAAATTAATAGATTTTATGGAAAATAGCAAAGTAAGTAATTTAATTAAAAGTGCTATAATTCATTTTTACTTTGTATATGTTCATCCTTTTAGTGATGGTAATGGAAGAACATCAAGAGCCTTATCATATCTATATTTGATTGATAAAGGATATGATACTTTCAAGGAGTTTTCAATATCATATATGATATCTAAAAACAGAACTAAGTATTATAAGGCTATACTTGATGTAGAAAACAAAGGAAATAATTTAACTGTATTTATAGAGTTTATGCTCAAGTCTATAATACAATCTATTAATGAGATGCGTAATATGCATGATAGAAAATCTTTAGAAAGTATATTAAAAGAAGAATTGTTTGAAAATGACATAACTCTATCAGCAACAGAAGAACATATATTAAAATATATTTGCAATAAAGATAACTATTCTATGACATTAGAAAATTATATAAAAAAGAATAAAAGTAGATACTTAAAGGCTGGAATAAAGGAAATTGAATTAGTTGACCAGTTGATGGAAGTGTTTAATAATCTTGAAGGGATAGAGATTTTGTCTAAAGAAAAAAATATATATAAAGTTAATGATAAGTACTTAAAAATGCTTGATATAGACTAATTTAGATAATCTGGAGAGGGAATATATAAATAATAAGAAAAAGGCATTTTTGATTTCTGGGGCTATAAACGTAATTTCATTAATTATTGTTTTTTCATTGTTTCATTATAATATTATAGAAAATAGTACACAAAATATGATAATAACTGTAATCTTAATTTTTATTTTTGAAATGATAAAAATAAAAATCATAGAGAAATACTATAAACTATAAACAAGAAATATCTTTTCTAAGAGCATATTGTACAATATGCTCTTAATTTAGTTATATAGATTTAATATAAATAATGTATTTTTTGTAGATGATTTATGTAAGATTTATGACCAATTTGTGTATGATTTGTGTTCTTTAATCATGACAATATTATATTGTAAAAAATAAATTTAATAAAAATGACTTGGAATTTATATTCTAGGTCTTTTTTATATAAAAATTTAATAAGTTTCAAATGTTGGTAACTTTGACAGTAGAAAACGTCTATTGAGATAACGAGGATTCTAATTGAGGGGGAGATATATTAGCACTTAAAGTAGTATATGCAACAGATATAATCTTTATAAAAGTAATTCGAATTAAAATGTAAATATAAAGAATAA from Clostridioides difficile ATCC 9689 = DSM 1296 includes the following:
- a CDS encoding sensor histidine kinase, producing MDKINNMSLKKAFFVLTLSSLIIASVLTTFAYILLNNLYNSIQDKYLKTPINTGIITIVQNNVNQFSDYDKTLLNIINILQLVLPLIFFIGLLLLADIIFYKVKLKTPIEILNKGAMEISNNNLDFCLEYNNNDELGNLCNAFEKMRSELNKNNIKMWTMINDRKQLNAAFSHDLRNPLTVLKGYSNYLTKYIPTGKLSDEKILSTTQLMSEHINRIEYYVENMSNAQRLEDLVVSKSMSNINKFIENLDENISIIAKQEGKSFTLKNQINNINLFFDENIILRVVENIISNAFRYARNNVSILIYLEQELLTFVIEDDGIGFSKESLKLALRPFYRDKTLNDSNAHFGMGLYISKILCEKHGGSISIENNSTNSAKITAKFSTRN
- a CDS encoding response regulator transcription factor — encoded protein: MNNKILVVDDEEGIITLLKDYFEMNGYEVYTAQSGKDALKKISKNPDIILLDINMPEIDGIEVCNRIRDYVSCPILFLTARIENTDKINGFRAGADDYIVKPFDLDELGARVSAHLRREQRKSNQTKIKFYNDLTIDYEKRLICIYNNQISLSKKEFDIVELLSMNPGQVFDKEKIYDRVWGYNSNGNSDVIMEHIRKIRIKLSKHTLENYIETVWGVGYKWIK
- a CDS encoding carbon-nitrogen hydrolase family protein, which gives rise to MNFYKIAVCQMITTENKIENINHAVDMVTEAAINGAKIVVLPEMFNCPYENKYFPKFAEEYPGETTTILSKLAEKHGIYLVSGSIPELEDGKIYNTCYVFDKNGALIGKHRKMHLFDIEVTGKVSFKESDTLTAGNDVTVIDTEYGKVGIAICYDIRFPELSRLMALKGAEIVILPAAFNMTTGPAHWELSIRMRALDNQIFYVGAAPARNMNASYIAFGNSRISDPWGRIIAQADEKECIIYADIDRDLIPDIRQQLPLLKHRRTDLYELNTLK
- the sugE gene encoding quaternary ammonium compound efflux SMR transporter SugE; translation: MKWLFLFVAGLFEVFWAFQLKNSHGFSKLTPSILTVVGMIVSFYFLSLALKHLPLGTSYAIWTGIGTVGTAIVGMAILNEPISISRIACIGFIVVGIVGLKLLSTN
- a CDS encoding phosphoribosylaminoimidazolesuccinocarboxamide synthase is translated as MKKVYQGKTKDVFELDNGNYLLKFKDDVTGKDGVFDPGENSVGLSIDGIGRANLETSVKFFEILNNAGIKTHYVSANLEEATMEVLPAKVFGNGLEVICRYRAVGSFLRRYGSCVEEGAKLDCYVEATLKDDDRCDPLITSEGLEALNIMTQAQFDSMKSMTQKISNIVRDTIAEKGLELYDIKFEFGFYNDEVILIDEIASGNMRVYKDGVIVDPMDLTALLLDK
- a CDS encoding galactitol-1-phosphate 5-dehydrogenase, with product MKSVRFYGIRDLRVEDVDVPKILEKDDVIIKVKVAGICGSDISKYSKTGPHMVGEILGHEFSGEVAQVGKEVRSFKIGDRVAVCPAMPCFECDECKKGLYSRCNNVAIIGNKELGGCFAEYTKVKERNLIKIPDEISYETAAALEPVCIAGHGLFRSEAKVGDTVVVLGTGPIGLFSIQWAKIFGSTKVIAVDVFDEKLDLAKELGADICINAKEKNIVEEIKRLTDGDGADIVIESAGTPLTCGQVLLLAKKGGTVLYAGVPYGDVALTREQFEKIVRSELTVKGIWFGNSFPFPGKEWSAGLYHMQKGDMNVEKLVTHRINLEEVPAYFEKVYKRDIFFGKIMINIDN
- a CDS encoding PTS system mannose/fructose/N-acetylgalactosamine-transporter subunit IIB, whose protein sequence is MSNIALTRIDDRLIHGQVITAWCKITSAKRIIIVDDLVVKDPFIVQVLQMAAPSTVKVEVHDVESGAEVLKSHNGDENLIVLVKYPKTVLGLVNSGVDLKELNVGGMGAGLGRKSFYKNISVSDEEKEIFRELISKDVKCFIQIVPDAKKIDVGTLL
- a CDS encoding PTS mannose/fructose/sorbose/N-acetylgalactosamine transporter subunit IIC, whose amino-acid sequence is MHISLIQAVLIAIFYYLSWSPWLTYVGFFTWNRPLLAGFVTGIILGDPVQGAIIGAGINMIYLGFISAGGAQMGDPAFAGYVGTALAIASKLDVSTAMAIAVPLGTVATVLWIGKMTVNSFFAHWADREVQKGNVDRVAFINIVPPQILLFAMSFIPALLVVYFGPNAIDGMLEVMNDNVLHVFNVIGAMLPALGIAMNLKLIGNKFTMPFFILGILMAVYFKVDIIVISVIGVILALTITSIKYGKDSATS
- a CDS encoding PTS system mannose/fructose/sorbose family transporter subunit IID, yielding MSDIKNEVSKKTLSKKDVIKSWLRWFFFAQSNYNYERLQSTAFSHSMLPVLKKLYPDKDELKQEVETHLAFFNTEPICGCVIHGITIAMEEEKANGADEISGDGMNAIKTGLMGPLAGIGDTLTQGVITPIVLAVCIGLTEGGASIAGPILFVIAQYIIMTSISFGMWTNGYKYGKKAVESILQGGIVNKVIEGASILGTLVMGGLVGRFINLSTPISYTSGDFKFSLQTDLLDKIFPGLIPLVLTLLVLFALKKGLSPIKIMFILIVVGAITGILGLF
- a CDS encoding Fic family protein, whose amino-acid sequence is MVIKLTIEEYKNKYFTGNKIVLSINSFDNKELYYHETENILNLINEIDKLTSSKIFKIIEDKNDLALESYYSSVIEGAFSNRKIAKSIIRGKMKPSNKSEYMIYNNHRALEYGLDNLDKLYSHKFIYDLHHILGENCLDSEEYEYRTEKVYVCDSKGEIIHIGLEPLKIYDFMSKLIDFMENSKVSNLIKSAIIHFYFVYVHPFSDGNGRTSRALSYLYLIDKGYDTFKEFSISYMISKNRTKYYKAILDVENKGNNLTVFIEFMLKSIIQSINEMRNMHDRKSLESILKEELFENDITLSATEEHILKYICNKDNYSMTLENYIKKNKSRYLKAGIKEIELVDQLMEVFNNLEGIEILSKEKNIYKVNDKYLKMLDID